A stretch of the Bacteroidia bacterium genome encodes the following:
- a CDS encoding OmpA family protein: protein MKKLLSVFFLFYLCGGLAFSQTRKEWLQYAEDAYKVGDYASAVEYYQRVIEPGTMHSRDYLFPYDIRTFVPPLDSTGTDTSKVMQEDTSVVKNITQRIGYDYVVHRVAECYRLIRNYDKAEIWYRKSLKIDEKRYPEDKMWFGMILMTNKKYHDALQIFESITADSLLKGSYQYKRASAGALSCYFAMDSNSTKKNTVISLMDTTVNSPKASATFATAFAEMNVEMLITSARKDGKVTNTEDKEEQEDPFYLCDIFTITKNGQSWTAPMLLEGNVNTGMHEGSPYLSVNKDMLFFTRWNPADPKECHIYLARYMNGKWLQPMKLPGVNVDGYRSMNPSLNFEEDKIYFASDRPGGKGKMDIWYCSLDENGNPGTPVNLGSNINSSENEVSPFYSSKTTTLYFSSDGHMGFGGLDIFKTYATETDTVWGQPVNMKGPVNSSKDDAYFVILNDQKTAYFSSDREQCVGCGPEPTYCYKVYEVVKNPPIFSISGVVYNSETNEVIPNALVSFKDVGFNREPMMFITDDKGYYETPLPEDAEWFIKAQKNKFFSDAASVTTKDKTESESFIQDFYLTPIPGGEIVIEGIEYDFDKATLRPRSKQILDTLADFLTLNEHVSIQISAHTDTRGSDSYNLDLSKRRAKSVVEYLITKGIDPKRLTSEGYGETVPWSYTEKDGTVVTHSQKFINALKTTKEKEAAHQKNRRTTFKVVGETKIEIKYKN from the coding sequence ATGAAAAAGCTGTTATCCGTTTTCTTTCTTTTTTATCTCTGCGGCGGTTTAGCCTTTTCCCAAACACGGAAGGAATGGCTTCAGTATGCGGAAGATGCCTATAAAGTAGGAGATTACGCTTCTGCGGTGGAGTATTACCAGCGGGTGATAGAGCCGGGCACGATGCATTCAAGAGATTATTTATTTCCGTACGACATACGCACATTTGTACCCCCTCTGGATTCCACAGGAACAGACACTTCCAAAGTGATGCAGGAAGATACCAGCGTGGTGAAGAACATCACCCAGCGAATTGGTTATGATTATGTAGTACACCGGGTGGCAGAGTGTTACCGGTTGATCCGTAATTACGATAAGGCGGAGATATGGTACCGTAAATCATTGAAAATTGACGAAAAGCGGTATCCGGAGGATAAGATGTGGTTCGGGATGATACTGATGACGAACAAAAAGTATCACGACGCGCTGCAGATATTCGAGTCTATTACAGCGGATTCACTCCTGAAAGGCAGTTATCAATACAAGCGGGCGAGTGCGGGAGCGCTGAGTTGTTATTTTGCGATGGACAGTAACAGCACAAAGAAGAACACCGTGATATCCTTAATGGACACTACAGTGAACTCACCGAAAGCCAGCGCCACCTTTGCCACTGCTTTTGCAGAGATGAATGTGGAGATGCTGATTACCTCGGCCCGGAAGGACGGGAAAGTGACGAACACTGAGGATAAAGAAGAGCAGGAGGATCCGTTTTACCTCTGCGACATCTTTACGATCACGAAGAACGGACAGAGCTGGACAGCACCGATGCTGCTGGAAGGGAATGTTAACACGGGTATGCATGAAGGATCGCCGTATTTGTCAGTGAATAAGGACATGTTGTTTTTCACCCGTTGGAATCCGGCGGATCCGAAGGAGTGTCATATTTACCTGGCCAGGTACATGAACGGCAAGTGGCTTCAGCCCATGAAGCTGCCCGGAGTAAACGTAGACGGATACCGTTCCATGAACCCTTCACTGAATTTTGAGGAGGATAAGATCTATTTTGCATCAGATCGTCCGGGCGGAAAAGGTAAAATGGATATTTGGTATTGTTCGCTCGATGAGAACGGCAACCCCGGCACCCCGGTGAACCTGGGGAGCAATATTAACAGTTCAGAGAACGAAGTAAGTCCTTTTTACAGCAGCAAAACCACCACATTGTACTTTTCATCAGACGGGCACATGGGTTTCGGGGGCTTGGATATTTTCAAAACATACGCTACGGAAACGGACACCGTATGGGGGCAGCCTGTGAATATGAAAGGCCCTGTTAATTCGAGCAAAGACGATGCGTATTTTGTTATTCTGAACGATCAGAAGACGGCGTATTTCTCAAGTGACCGTGAGCAGTGTGTAGGATGCGGTCCGGAGCCGACCTATTGTTACAAAGTTTACGAGGTGGTGAAGAATCCGCCGATTTTCAGCATAAGCGGGGTGGTTTATAATTCAGAGACGAACGAGGTAATTCCGAACGCTCTGGTATCTTTTAAGGATGTGGGATTCAACAGGGAGCCGATGATGTTCATTACCGATGACAAAGGATATTACGAGACTCCGCTTCCGGAGGATGCCGAATGGTTTATAAAGGCACAGAAGAACAAGTTTTTCAGCGACGCCGCTTCAGTGACTACGAAGGACAAGACAGAGAGCGAAAGTTTCATTCAGGATTTTTACCTTACACCGATACCCGGTGGTGAGATTGTGATTGAGGGCATTGAATACGACTTTGACAAGGCGACGCTGCGGCCCCGTTCGAAGCAGATTTTGGACACGTTGGCAGATTTTCTTACGCTGAACGAGCACGTAAGCATTCAGATCAGTGCTCACACAGACACGAGGGGATCAGACTCCTACAACCTGGATCTTTCGAAGCGTCGTGCGAAGAGTGTAGTGGAGTATCTTATTACGAAGGGCATTGATCCGAAGCGGTTAACCTCAGAGGGATATGGAG
- a CDS encoding PorP/SprF family type IX secretion system membrane protein, translated as MRTMIKSVPVLALFLAGTMMRSQDFHLTQYDGASLNVNPAMTGLFEGYYRVHAHYRTQWSAIAHHPFQTFAGSFDMPLGKFAAGGQLMDYRAGTGNYNVFSFLASGSYDLILDKEKEYHHISMGAQLGFIQKSIQFSKLTWDEQYSYSNGGYFDTSIPSGETMGDEGIFMPDLNAGFIYYYAKDAVRVNPFFGYSVRHLTRPKESFYGTDNRLPIHHTFHGGVRFSINDKLQLLPKFLLLRQTNAREFTFSVHGHYYLKEQDVFLIFGPTFRLSGPVTAKENFYHSEDDAIVMEMGLKMGPWIYRLSYDINTSSLNPYTNHRGGLELSVTYTGRRTGPQRANNCPRL; from the coding sequence ATGAGAACCATGATAAAATCCGTTCCGGTACTGGCCCTGTTTTTGGCCGGAACGATGATGCGCTCCCAGGATTTTCACCTGACACAATACGACGGCGCGTCGCTGAATGTAAATCCGGCTATGACCGGCTTGTTTGAAGGCTATTACCGTGTGCATGCGCACTATCGCACGCAGTGGAGTGCCATCGCGCATCATCCCTTCCAGACCTTTGCCGGATCTTTCGACATGCCGCTGGGAAAGTTTGCGGCCGGCGGGCAGCTGATGGATTACAGAGCGGGCACAGGCAACTACAACGTTTTCAGTTTTCTTGCCTCCGGATCCTATGATCTGATCCTGGACAAGGAGAAAGAATACCACCATATTTCCATGGGAGCTCAGTTGGGATTTATACAGAAGAGTATTCAGTTTTCCAAACTTACCTGGGACGAGCAATACAGCTATTCCAACGGAGGGTATTTTGATACCAGCATACCTTCAGGAGAGACGATGGGAGATGAAGGCATTTTCATGCCGGATCTGAATGCAGGATTCATTTATTATTATGCCAAAGACGCGGTACGTGTGAATCCCTTTTTCGGATACAGTGTGCGGCACCTGACGCGCCCGAAGGAATCGTTTTATGGAACCGATAACCGCTTGCCTATTCATCACACCTTTCACGGGGGCGTACGTTTCTCTATCAACGACAAGCTGCAGCTTCTGCCTAAATTTCTCCTGCTACGTCAGACCAATGCGCGCGAATTCACGTTTTCGGTGCACGGTCATTATTACCTGAAAGAGCAGGATGTATTTCTGATTTTCGGTCCTACCTTCCGCTTGTCGGGTCCGGTAACCGCGAAGGAGAATTTTTACCATAGTGAAGATGACGCGATAGTGATGGAGATGGGGTTGAAAATGGGTCCGTGGATCTACCGTCTTAGTTACGACATTAATACCTCATCCCTGAATCCTTACACCAATCACCGCGGAGGTCTTGAACTGTCCGTGACCTACACCGGGCGGCGAACCGGTCCGCAACGTGCAAATAATTGTCCCCGTTTATGA
- a CDS encoding PKD domain-containing protein: MRKFLPLLILVLFIAPVTAFATHIVGGSLTYEHLGGSTYRFILKLYRDCAPGNASFPGTANILVRLPNGTAFTTVSIPFPGASFVPLNIDTCVTNPGICLEEAIYSRVVNNIPPNPGGYHVYFQYCCRNSSLGNVVNPLATGETWYTYIPDNTQWLTNSSPQWSQFPPVFVCQNQPLNFDHSATDADGDSLVYSLYTPFDDNAPTFPLNVATFTPITWSNTNPGNPPTFMYGPTNALGGPPGALTINQGTGLLNGSPPYVGQFVVGIKCEEFRNGQKIGEILRDFQFNVVYCPPLAVASFTPQGNCSGGNTVCFNNTTAPPASSYFWNFGDLSVTTDTSYSANPPCYTYPGVGPYTVMLISNWGTACADTAYDTISIASTAAGFTNTAPVCAGDTVFFTDASTASPGNNINAWTWNFGDPPSGPNNTSTQQNPYHIYNNGGTYTVTLIIGSTAGCVDTITQVITIQGRPIANAGNDTIACTNSPTIALGGTVLNATGGLWIGNGTFTPSNTVLNPTYTPTPLEVSNGSATLLLITTGNGLCTADTDTIVITFTPGPGASAGSDIFVCQDTAYVPLSGTFTPPATGGSWTIITGNGTFVPNPNIVNPNYIPTPQDTANGSVVLLFCTTGNGNCLPTCDTVTIFFTPPPSVAITNNDSACAGAWIPLSATTTTGAGYWTSSGTGQFLPSNAILNPTYVPSAADNANGSVWLHFYTTNNGGCLPQHDSLLMTLIPAPTAQFASTNVCPWSPTGFTDGSTTTVGVITGWTWNFGDPPSGANNSSNNQNPTHIYGAGGTYTVTLVVTSSNGCSDTLVDTVNVYYQPVADFGLLNACQNDGVQFLDSSTTLTGTITGWTWNFGDSQTGTSQNPVHNYGSAGNYNVSLIVTNSAGCADTVTQSVTVNPAPLAAFGIDDYTAVVGQTVNFTDQSQTNIISWFWNFGDSTTSNVQNPSHAYSTGGTFIVMLIVTDINGCIDTVYHEVIVALPPLVPSGFSPNGDGFNDELLVKGGPFKELEFRIYNNWGELLFISNDQAKGWNGTRDGKEQPLGVYVWTVTGVTEDDVSHVLKGDVTLVR, encoded by the coding sequence ATGAGAAAATTCTTACCCCTTCTCATTTTAGTTCTTTTTATTGCCCCCGTCACAGCCTTCGCAACCCACATTGTGGGAGGCTCGCTGACCTATGAGCACCTGGGAGGTTCCACCTACCGTTTCATCCTGAAGTTGTACCGTGATTGCGCTCCCGGTAATGCCTCCTTCCCGGGAACTGCGAATATTCTTGTGCGTCTTCCCAACGGAACGGCATTTACCACAGTGAGCATTCCTTTCCCCGGCGCTTCATTCGTTCCTCTGAATATTGATACCTGTGTTACGAATCCGGGTATCTGTCTGGAAGAAGCCATTTATTCCCGCGTGGTCAATAATATTCCTCCCAATCCGGGAGGATACCATGTGTATTTTCAGTATTGCTGCCGCAACTCTTCCCTTGGGAACGTAGTGAATCCCCTGGCAACCGGAGAAACCTGGTATACCTACATCCCCGACAACACCCAATGGCTCACTAACTCCTCTCCTCAATGGTCTCAGTTTCCGCCGGTGTTTGTTTGTCAGAACCAGCCGCTGAATTTTGATCACAGTGCTACGGACGCCGACGGCGATTCGCTTGTTTACTCTCTTTATACACCATTTGATGATAATGCACCTACGTTCCCGCTGAACGTAGCCACTTTTACTCCCATCACCTGGAGTAATACCAATCCGGGTAATCCTCCCACCTTTATGTATGGACCTACCAATGCGCTGGGAGGTCCTCCGGGAGCGCTAACCATTAACCAGGGCACGGGATTGCTCAACGGAAGTCCGCCTTATGTTGGTCAGTTTGTGGTTGGGATTAAATGCGAGGAATTCCGGAATGGGCAAAAAATCGGCGAGATCCTTCGCGATTTCCAGTTCAATGTGGTCTATTGTCCGCCCCTGGCTGTAGCGTCCTTCACGCCGCAGGGTAATTGTTCGGGCGGAAACACCGTATGTTTCAACAATACCACGGCCCCTCCTGCCAGTTCCTATTTCTGGAACTTCGGTGATCTTTCTGTAACAACGGATACTTCCTATTCAGCGAATCCTCCCTGCTACACTTATCCGGGCGTGGGTCCTTACACCGTAATGCTTATATCCAACTGGGGAACAGCCTGCGCGGATACCGCCTACGATACTATTTCAATTGCTTCCACTGCGGCAGGCTTTACAAACACCGCTCCGGTATGTGCAGGAGATACCGTGTTTTTTACAGATGCGTCCACGGCTTCGCCGGGCAATAACATCAATGCATGGACCTGGAATTTCGGTGATCCGCCATCAGGGCCGAATAATACCTCCACGCAGCAGAACCCGTATCATATTTACAATAACGGGGGAACCTATACGGTTACACTCATCATTGGTTCCACCGCCGGATGTGTAGATACCATTACACAGGTGATCACCATTCAGGGCAGGCCCATTGCCAATGCCGGGAATGACACGATTGCCTGTACGAATAGTCCAACCATAGCCCTGGGAGGTACCGTACTGAATGCTACCGGCGGTTTATGGATCGGAAACGGAACATTCACGCCCAGTAACACCGTACTCAATCCTACGTACACGCCTACGCCTTTGGAGGTGAGCAACGGATCGGCTACTTTACTGCTTATCACCACCGGCAATGGCTTGTGTACAGCTGATACAGACACCATTGTGATCACCTTTACGCCCGGACCGGGCGCCAGTGCAGGCAGCGATATTTTCGTTTGTCAGGACACGGCTTATGTGCCGCTCAGCGGAACGTTCACACCTCCGGCTACGGGAGGATCGTGGACCATTATTACCGGCAACGGAACATTTGTTCCCAACCCGAATATTGTGAACCCGAATTACATTCCCACGCCGCAGGATACTGCAAACGGATCTGTGGTTCTTCTTTTCTGCACCACCGGTAACGGGAATTGTTTACCTACCTGCGACACGGTAACCATCTTTTTCACACCGCCGCCTTCTGTGGCAATTACAAATAACGATTCAGCCTGTGCAGGCGCATGGATTCCGCTCTCGGCCACTACCACTACCGGAGCAGGGTACTGGACCAGCTCCGGAACCGGGCAGTTCCTTCCCTCAAATGCTATCCTGAATCCAACCTATGTTCCCAGCGCAGCGGATAACGCGAATGGTTCTGTATGGCTGCACTTTTATACCACGAATAACGGGGGATGTTTGCCGCAGCATGATTCCCTGCTCATGACGCTCATCCCTGCACCGACTGCTCAGTTTGCTTCCACGAATGTGTGTCCGTGGTCGCCCACAGGATTTACGGACGGATCCACCACCACGGTGGGAGTGATTACCGGATGGACATGGAATTTCGGAGATCCTCCCTCCGGTGCCAACAATAGCTCCAACAACCAGAATCCCACGCACATTTACGGTGCAGGCGGAACCTACACTGTAACATTGGTGGTAACCTCCTCCAATGGTTGCAGTGATACGCTCGTAGATACGGTGAATGTATATTATCAGCCGGTTGCCGATTTCGGATTGCTGAATGCCTGCCAGAACGATGGGGTACAATTTTTAGACTCTTCCACTACACTCACCGGAACAATCACGGGCTGGACCTGGAATTTTGGTGATTCACAAACGGGCACTTCCCAGAATCCTGTGCATAATTACGGCAGCGCAGGGAATTACAACGTAAGCCTGATCGTGACCAATTCGGCAGGTTGTGCAGATACTGTAACACAGTCGGTAACAGTGAATCCTGCACCTTTGGCTGCCTTTGGTATTGATGATTATACGGCAGTGGTCGGACAAACGGTGAATTTCACAGATCAGTCACAGACAAACATCATTTCCTGGTTCTGGAATTTCGGTGATTCTACTACTTCGAACGTTCAGAATCCCAGTCATGCCTATTCCACCGGCGGAACCTTTATAGTGATGCTGATTGTAACAGATATCAATGGTTGTATTGATACGGTATATCACGAAGTGATTGTTGCTCTTCCGCCACTGGTACCGAGTGGTTTCTCACCCAACGGTGACGGGTTCAATGATGAACTGCTTGTTAAGGGCGGTCCGTTCAAGGAGCTGGAATTCCGGATCTATAACAACTGGGGAGAACTGCTGTTCATTTCCAATGATCAGGCGAAAGGATGGAACGGAACACGCGACGGCAAGGAACAACCGCTGGGTGTATATGTCTGGACGGTGACAGGTGTTACCGAGGATGACGTTTCGCACGTTCTGAAGGGAGATGTTACCCTGGTGAGATAA
- a CDS encoding tetratricopeptide repeat protein, which yields MAKKGKAISQTPRGSLFRQYRTICLTLAATAFFLYFNTLGHEYAFDDSVAITANEFTKKGVQGIPDLMTKDLFAGIYGQGLEIGGGRWRPLSLVTYAIEWEIMGGPSPGLSHFINVLLYSVCIVMLFLALIRLTEHPLLALMTSVLFLVHPLHSEVVANIKSRDEIFSLLFILASVWYLLSDRAGVQWKAASFFALALLSKENGILFLLFFPFLLFLIRKLPVRDALKRSLPLLITGLVYLIIRSVLVGTVGDKSTADLMENHLFGTGFGERTASVALIFWEYLCLFFFPHPLSSDYSFNQIPVVGWADYRAILSFVVHGALLVIAVLILKRSPRERNSGITLSDMIAFGILFYLIQLSLVSNLLFNVGAPLGERFTFTASLGACLAVCALVLWLLKTSIKEAEWKSKPMLIILLLSVPLALKTFSRNPDWKNNLTLFAADIHHAPNSAKVHFYLGNSLYNAAMDNKGLPEYKEQLLASRGPLHRATQIHPGFHHAWNKLGTVYAELKMPDSAIVCLETALAAVPENINLKSGEKDKVLSMDRTGVDALATLGSVYGEQKGDFTKAIYYLNESLRFNPNNFPALQNLGIAYAMKGDTPNAIAAFERAAALDPNNGQTYLNLGKLYGNSGDMKRANMYFEKAKSLGVEVR from the coding sequence ATGGCGAAAAAAGGCAAGGCAATAAGTCAAACTCCAAGGGGTTCATTGTTCCGGCAATACCGTACCATTTGCCTGACCCTGGCAGCCACTGCTTTTTTCCTCTATTTCAATACTCTGGGGCACGAATATGCCTTCGATGATTCGGTAGCCATTACTGCGAACGAATTCACAAAAAAAGGGGTTCAGGGTATTCCGGATCTGATGACGAAGGACCTTTTTGCGGGGATTTACGGGCAGGGGCTGGAGATCGGGGGTGGCCGGTGGCGACCACTTTCGCTGGTTACTTACGCCATTGAATGGGAGATAATGGGTGGGCCCTCGCCGGGACTAAGTCATTTTATTAATGTACTGCTTTACTCCGTTTGTATAGTAATGCTTTTCCTGGCGCTCATCCGGCTCACAGAACATCCCTTACTTGCGTTGATGACTTCGGTACTTTTTCTGGTTCATCCGCTGCATTCGGAGGTAGTAGCGAATATCAAATCAAGGGATGAGATCTTCTCTCTTCTTTTTATTCTGGCGTCTGTTTGGTACCTGCTGAGCGACCGTGCGGGTGTCCAATGGAAAGCGGCTTCTTTTTTCGCACTGGCGCTACTCTCGAAGGAGAACGGAATACTTTTCCTGTTGTTCTTTCCTTTCCTTCTTTTTCTGATCCGGAAGCTTCCGGTAAGGGATGCGCTGAAACGCTCACTGCCGCTACTCATTACCGGTTTAGTTTATCTTATCATCCGGTCTGTGCTGGTGGGAACAGTGGGCGACAAAAGTACGGCAGACCTGATGGAAAATCATTTGTTCGGTACAGGATTCGGAGAACGGACCGCGAGCGTTGCACTTATTTTCTGGGAATATCTATGCCTCTTTTTCTTTCCGCATCCGCTCTCCAGCGATTACTCTTTTAATCAGATTCCTGTTGTGGGTTGGGCGGATTACCGTGCGATCCTTTCATTTGTTGTTCACGGGGCGCTGTTGGTTATCGCTGTGCTTATTCTGAAACGTTCCCCGCGCGAAAGAAATTCCGGAATTACCCTCTCCGACATGATTGCTTTCGGTATCCTGTTCTATCTCATTCAACTTTCACTGGTTTCGAACCTGCTGTTCAATGTTGGTGCTCCGCTGGGAGAACGATTTACCTTTACGGCAAGCCTGGGCGCCTGCCTGGCGGTGTGCGCGTTGGTACTTTGGTTGCTGAAAACCTCCATAAAAGAAGCAGAATGGAAGAGCAAACCGATGTTGATCATTCTTCTTCTGTCAGTACCGCTTGCTCTAAAAACCTTTTCACGCAATCCCGACTGGAAGAATAATCTTACACTCTTTGCGGCCGATATCCATCACGCGCCGAACAGTGCAAAGGTTCACTTCTATCTGGGTAATTCCCTTTACAACGCGGCAATGGATAATAAAGGCCTTCCCGAATACAAAGAGCAGTTACTGGCTTCAAGGGGGCCACTTCACCGCGCCACTCAGATTCATCCCGGCTTTCATCACGCCTGGAACAAACTGGGAACAGTGTATGCAGAACTGAAAATGCCGGACAGTGCCATCGTTTGCCTTGAAACTGCTCTGGCTGCCGTACCCGAAAACATCAATTTGAAATCAGGAGAAAAAGATAAGGTGCTCTCAATGGACAGAACGGGTGTAGATGCTCTGGCCACGCTGGGATCCGTTTACGGAGAACAGAAAGGCGATTTTACTAAAGCGATCTATTACCTGAATGAATCTCTGCGGTTCAATCCCAACAACTTCCCTGCCCTGCAGAACCTGGGGATCGCCTATGCAATGAAAGGAGACACTCCGAATGCCATTGCGGCCTTTGAACGTGCTGCCGCACTGGATCCCAACAACGGGCAAACCTACCTGAACCTTGGAAAACTGTACGGAAATTCAGGAGACATGAAGCGCGCGAATATGTATTTTGAAAAAGCGAAATCCCTGGGAGTTGAGGTTCGTTGA
- a CDS encoding sigma-70 family RNA polymerase sigma factor encodes MTGTRVPTDAAEISDEWQEVQAAQKDPQAFRPLYERYYRSILRFVYNRVENRDLAFDITSQVFCEAICSLKRYTTRGFPFSSWLFRIALNILGKHYRSGKVRRTVSIREEGIALIAEECGSREQDETLFRALQTLEETEVQLVEMRFFEQRSFAEIAGILGISESAAKQRLYKVLELLKKEMKGI; translated from the coding sequence ATGACCGGAACCAGGGTACCAACCGACGCAGCTGAGATCAGCGACGAATGGCAGGAAGTGCAGGCTGCGCAAAAGGATCCGCAGGCGTTTCGACCGCTCTACGAACGGTACTACCGGAGCATCCTCCGTTTTGTATATAACCGGGTGGAAAATAGGGATCTGGCATTCGATATCACTTCGCAGGTTTTCTGTGAAGCCATTTGTTCGCTGAAACGCTATACTACCCGCGGTTTCCCCTTTTCTTCCTGGCTATTCCGTATCGCGCTAAACATCCTGGGAAAGCATTACCGCTCCGGAAAAGTTCGCCGGACAGTTTCCATCCGGGAGGAAGGCATTGCGTTGATTGCGGAAGAGTGCGGCAGCCGGGAACAGGACGAAACGCTTTTTCGCGCACTGCAAACCCTGGAAGAAACGGAGGTGCAACTCGTGGAAATGCGCTTTTTTGAGCAGCGTTCCTTCGCAGAGATTGCCGGTATCCTGGGAATTAGCGAAAGCGCGGCAAAACAACGCCTATATAAAGTATTGGAATTGTTAAAGAAGGAAATGAAGGGTATTTAA